In Gammaproteobacteria bacterium, one DNA window encodes the following:
- the miaB gene encoding tRNA (N6-isopentenyl adenosine(37)-C2)-methylthiotransferase MiaB, producing the protein MSNKLYIKTFGCQMNEYDSEKMADVLHAAYGMESTDDPAQADIILFNTCSVREKAQEKVFHDLGRVRHLKESNPNLLIGVGGCVASQEGKAIVSRAPFVDVVFGPQTLHRLPQLIETRKATGRSQVDITFPEIEKFDHLPPARTEGVTAFVSIMEGCSKYCSYCVVPYTRGEEVSRPLGDVLTEIAILADQGVKEINLLGQNVNAFLGVMDDGGIADFAMLLEYLHEIPGIERIRYTTSHPKEFTARLIQAYSLLPKLVNHLHLPVQSGSDRILAAMKRGYSVLEYKSIIRRLRAIRPDISLSSDFIVGFPGETEADFEATMQLIEEMNFDESYSFVYSPRPGTPAADLPDDTPQELKLERLQRLQARINQQARKISQNMVGSIQRVLLEGVSKKNTTEYFGRTDNNRVVNLACDPALIGHFINVRITEARSHTLRGEVVPE; encoded by the coding sequence GTGAGTAACAAGCTTTATATCAAAACCTTCGGCTGCCAAATGAACGAGTACGACTCGGAAAAAATGGCCGATGTCCTACATGCCGCATACGGCATGGAATCCACCGACGATCCGGCGCAAGCCGACATCATTCTGTTCAACACCTGTTCGGTGCGTGAAAAAGCACAGGAAAAAGTGTTTCACGATCTCGGGCGCGTACGGCATCTGAAGGAAAGCAATCCCAATTTATTGATCGGCGTCGGCGGTTGCGTCGCCAGCCAGGAAGGCAAGGCGATCGTCAGCCGTGCGCCGTTTGTCGATGTCGTGTTCGGGCCGCAGACGCTGCACCGTTTGCCGCAATTGATCGAAACGCGCAAGGCGACCGGCCGCTCGCAAGTAGATATCACCTTCCCCGAAATCGAAAAATTCGATCATCTGCCGCCCGCCCGCACCGAGGGTGTCACGGCGTTCGTTTCGATCATGGAAGGTTGCAGCAAGTATTGCAGTTACTGCGTGGTGCCGTACACGCGCGGCGAGGAAGTGTCGCGCCCGCTGGGCGATGTGCTGACGGAGATCGCCATTCTTGCAGATCAGGGCGTGAAGGAAATCAACTTGCTCGGGCAAAACGTCAACGCTTTTCTGGGGGTCATGGACGACGGTGGAATCGCCGATTTCGCCATGCTGCTGGAATATTTGCACGAAATTCCCGGCATCGAGCGCATCCGTTACACCACGTCGCACCCGAAGGAATTCACCGCGCGTCTGATTCAGGCTTACAGCCTGTTGCCGAAACTGGTCAATCACCTGCACCTGCCGGTACAGTCCGGTTCCGACCGCATTCTGGCGGCGATGAAGCGCGGTTACAGCGTGCTGGAATACAAATCGATCATCCGCAGATTGCGCGCGATCCGCCCCGATATTTCACTGTCTTCCGACTTCATCGTCGGCTTTCCCGGTGAAACCGAAGCCGATTTCGAAGCGACGATGCAGCTGATCGAAGAAATGAATTTCGACGAATCGTACAGCTTCGTCTACAGCCCGCGCCCCGGCACTCCCGCTGCCGATCTGCCCGACGACACGCCGCAGGAGCTAAAACTGGAAAGATTGCAACGTTTGCAGGCGCGAATTAACCAGCAAGCGCGGAAAATCAGCCAGAACATGGTCGGGTCGATCCAACGCGTGTTGCTCGAAGGCGTATCGAAAAAAAATACCACGGAATACTTCGGACGCACCGACAACAACCGGGTCGTCAATCTGGCCTGCGATCCCGCGCTGATCGGTCATTTCATCAACGTACGCATCACCGAAGCGCGGTCGCATACATTGCGCGGTGAAGTCGTGCCGGAATAA
- a CDS encoding PhoH family protein — MKPTPLEISFTPADNQRLANLCGALDENLKQVETALDVTISRRGEHFSVSGKSGQIELAAQALRNFYDQSQHHLSLEQIQLGLIEVQNPRNAPDSVSKQDDGATAGQPAAPTLLTRRSNLYGRTPRQVQYLQQIQAHDITFAIGPAGTGKTYLAVASAVDALERGLVSRLILVRPAVEAGERLGFLPGDMTQKVDPYLRPLYDALYDLMGFDKTAKQFERNTIEIAPLAFMRGRTLNQSFIILDEAQNTTPEQMKMFLTRIGLGSKAVITGDVTQIDLPKHQKSGLVEAQQVLKDIRGIAFTRFLSGDVVRHPLVQRIVDAYEKHDKQKQEP; from the coding sequence TTGAAACCGACACCCCTGGAAATTTCCTTCACACCAGCCGACAACCAGCGTCTCGCCAATTTATGCGGCGCGCTGGACGAAAACCTGAAGCAGGTTGAAACCGCGCTGGACGTCACCATCTCCCGGCGCGGCGAACATTTCAGCGTTTCGGGCAAATCCGGACAAATTGAATTGGCGGCGCAAGCGCTGCGTAATTTTTATGACCAGTCGCAACATCATTTGAGCCTGGAGCAAATCCAGCTCGGCTTGATTGAAGTTCAGAATCCGCGCAATGCGCCGGATAGCGTGAGCAAACAAGATGACGGCGCTACCGCCGGGCAACCTGCCGCGCCTACATTGCTGACGCGGCGCAGCAATCTCTATGGCCGCACGCCGCGTCAGGTGCAGTACTTGCAGCAAATCCAGGCGCACGACATCACCTTCGCCATCGGCCCGGCGGGAACCGGCAAAACCTATCTGGCGGTCGCCAGCGCCGTCGATGCGCTGGAACGCGGTTTGGTTTCGCGCTTGATTCTGGTGCGTCCGGCGGTGGAAGCGGGTGAACGCCTCGGTTTTCTGCCCGGCGATATGACGCAGAAAGTCGACCCTTATTTACGCCCGCTCTACGATGCGTTGTATGATTTAATGGGTTTTGACAAAACCGCCAAGCAATTCGAGCGCAACACGATCGAAATCGCGCCGCTGGCTTTCATGCGCGGACGCACGCTGAACCAATCGTTCATCATTCTGGACGAAGCGCAAAACACCACGCCGGAGCAAATGAAAATGTTCCTGACGCGCATCGGCCTGGGCTCCAAAGCGGTGATTACCGGCGACGTGACGCAGATCGACTTGCCCAAGCATCAAAAAAGCGGACTGGTGGAAGCGCAGCAAGTGCTCAAGGACATCCGCGGCATCGCCTTCACCCGTTTTCTGTCCGGCGACGTAGTACGGCATCCGTTGGTGCAGCGCATTGTCGACGCCTATGAGAAACACGACAAGCAGAAGCAGGAACCCTGA
- the ybeY gene encoding rRNA maturation RNase YbeY, with product MRTEKSFKLAVQYATDNAEAPTRPQFRRWVKAALMQPAEIVLRLVDETEGRELNKQFRGKDYATNVLTFVYDDTQPLTGDIVLCAPVVGAEAQQQHKDLLAHYAHLTVHGVLHLQGYDHLEDAEAAEMEQLETQILAKLGYPDPYAERL from the coding sequence TTGCGTACGGAAAAATCTTTCAAACTGGCGGTGCAATACGCCACAGACAATGCCGAAGCACCCACCCGGCCGCAATTCCGCCGCTGGGTCAAAGCCGCGCTGATGCAACCGGCGGAAATCGTGTTACGGCTGGTGGACGAAACCGAAGGACGAGAACTGAACAAGCAATTCCGCGGCAAGGATTACGCGACCAATGTACTGACGTTCGTTTACGACGACACGCAACCGCTGACCGGCGACATCGTGCTGTGCGCGCCGGTGGTCGGAGCGGAAGCGCAACAACAGCACAAAGACCTGCTGGCGCACTATGCGCATCTGACGGTGCACGGCGTGCTGCACTTGCAAGGCTACGATCATTTGGAAGACGCCGAAGCGGCTGAGATGGAGCAACTGGAAACGCAGATACTGGCCAAGCTCGGTTACCCGGATCCCTATGCGGAACGGCTTTAA
- a CDS encoding CBS domain-containing protein: protein MDDPSPKSGWLDRLGTMLIRKPEDREQLITLLHSAFERNLLDSDALSMIEGVMQVSEMHARDIMVPRSQMDVVDISKKPEQFIPFVIEAAHSRFPVIEGSEDEIIGILLAKDLLRYYATPDEFNIRDMLRPAVFIPESKRLNVLLKDFRSNRNHMAIVVNEYGGVAGLVTIEDVLEQIVGDIEDEYDFDEEEDNIVMEADGRYRVKAITEIDNFNEVLGANYSNEDCDTIGGLVLSKFGRLPVRNEAVVIGQFKFTVQRADSRRLHVLKVEKLAAAEEIPSE from the coding sequence ATGGACGACCCCTCACCTAAAAGCGGCTGGTTGGATCGGCTTGGCACCATGCTGATCCGCAAACCGGAAGACCGCGAACAACTGATTACCCTGTTACATTCCGCTTTTGAGCGCAACCTGCTCGACTCGGATGCGCTCAGCATGATCGAAGGCGTCATGCAGGTTTCCGAAATGCACGCCCGTGACATCATGGTGCCGCGCTCGCAAATGGATGTCGTCGACATCAGCAAGAAACCCGAGCAATTCATTCCGTTTGTCATCGAAGCCGCGCACTCCCGCTTTCCCGTCATCGAAGGTTCCGAGGACGAGATTATCGGCATTCTGCTGGCGAAAGACTTGCTGCGCTATTATGCCACCCCGGACGAATTCAACATCCGCGACATGCTGCGCCCGGCGGTATTCATCCCGGAATCCAAACGGCTCAATGTGTTGCTCAAGGACTTCCGCAGCAACCGCAATCACATGGCCATTGTCGTCAATGAATACGGCGGCGTGGCCGGGCTGGTGACGATTGAGGATGTGCTGGAACAAATCGTCGGCGATATCGAAGACGAATACGATTTCGACGAAGAGGAAGACAATATCGTCATGGAAGCGGACGGACGCTACCGCGTCAAAGCGATTACCGAGATCGACAACTTCAACGAAGTGCTCGGCGCGAACTACAGCAATGAAGACTGCGACACCATCGGCGGCTTGGTATTGAGCAAATTCGGCCGTCTGCCGGTGCGCAACGAAGCGGTGGTCATCGGCCAATTCAAATTCACCGTGCAGCGCGCCGACAGCCGCCGCTTGCACGTGCTCAAGGTGGAAAAGCTTGCCGCGGCAGAAGAAATTCCCTCAGAATGA
- the recJ gene encoding single-stranded-DNA-specific exonuclease RecJ, translated as MSKITIRSYDAHTFQTLSNSGLPPVLARIYAARGIENSAQLETELTHLIPFGQLKNITATAALLADAIAAKKRLLIIADYDSDGATACATGIRILRKFGASVDYLVPNRFEYGYGLTPEIVRLAHETKQPDILITVDNGIASVDGVAEANRLGMPVVITDHHLPGDQLPAALTIVNPNQPGCPFPSKNIAGVGVIFYLMLALRAELRQRGAFTADLPEPNLAAFLDLVALGTVADVVKLDSNNRILVQQGLQRIRKGKACAGINALMQVSRRDVRQISTYELGFMLGPRLNAAGRLDDMSLGIECLITDDEAYAADIAKQLDELNRQRREIESNMQESALAKLENTLKTCQPDISNTHSICLFDADWHQGVIGILASRIKDKYHRPVIIFAPGNGGEIKGSGRSINGFHLRDALDLVSKQHPELIRKFGGHAAAAGLTIHGDAFEAFRAAFEQVAQTLLTPVDLTRVIETDGDLELGDIKLELAETLERQVWGQGFPQPSFTARFYVESQRIVGEKHLKLKLRKLHAASAADAAQAVRKSAETYDGILFFHNDPLPDVIDAVYRLQTNEYNGKSSLQFLLEHCFHADNPVTGDAH; from the coding sequence ATGTCCAAAATCACCATCCGTTCGTATGATGCGCATACCTTCCAGACACTCAGCAACAGCGGGCTACCGCCGGTACTGGCGCGCATTTACGCGGCGCGCGGCATAGAAAATTCCGCTCAGCTCGAAACCGAACTGACGCACCTGATTCCGTTCGGACAGCTGAAAAATATCACCGCAACGGCAGCCTTGCTGGCGGATGCCATCGCGGCAAAGAAACGCCTGCTGATCATTGCCGATTACGATTCCGACGGTGCCACCGCTTGCGCCACCGGCATACGCATTTTGCGCAAATTTGGCGCCAGCGTCGATTATCTGGTGCCGAACCGGTTCGAATACGGCTACGGCCTGACGCCGGAAATCGTGCGATTGGCGCACGAAACCAAACAGCCGGACATCCTGATCACGGTCGACAACGGCATCGCCAGCGTCGACGGCGTCGCAGAAGCCAACCGGCTCGGCATGCCGGTGGTGATTACCGATCATCACTTGCCGGGCGACCAATTGCCGGCGGCGCTGACGATCGTCAATCCCAATCAACCCGGCTGCCCGTTTCCCAGCAAGAATATCGCCGGCGTGGGCGTCATTTTCTACCTGATGCTGGCGCTGCGCGCGGAGTTGCGCCAACGCGGCGCGTTCACCGCCGATCTGCCGGAACCAAATCTGGCGGCTTTTCTCGATCTGGTCGCACTCGGCACCGTCGCCGATGTCGTCAAGCTCGACAGCAACAACCGCATTCTGGTGCAGCAGGGTTTGCAGCGCATCCGCAAAGGCAAGGCGTGCGCCGGTATCAATGCGCTGATGCAGGTATCGCGCCGCGATGTCCGGCAGATTTCCACGTACGAGCTGGGCTTCATGCTGGGGCCGCGCCTCAACGCCGCCGGGCGGCTGGACGATATGTCGCTCGGCATCGAATGCCTGATTACCGACGACGAGGCGTATGCGGCAGACATTGCCAAACAGTTGGACGAATTGAACCGGCAACGGCGCGAAATCGAATCCAATATGCAGGAAAGCGCTCTCGCCAAGCTTGAGAATACGCTCAAAACATGTCAGCCGGACATCTCAAACACCCACAGCATTTGCCTGTTCGATGCCGACTGGCACCAGGGCGTGATCGGCATCCTGGCGTCGCGTATCAAGGACAAATATCACCGTCCGGTGATCATTTTCGCTCCCGGCAACGGCGGGGAAATCAAAGGCTCGGGACGGTCGATCAACGGCTTTCACTTGCGCGATGCATTGGACCTGGTGTCCAAACAACATCCCGAGTTGATCCGCAAGTTCGGCGGCCATGCCGCCGCAGCCGGGTTGACCATTCACGGCGATGCTTTTGAAGCATTCCGCGCGGCGTTCGAGCAAGTTGCGCAAACGCTGCTGACACCCGTCGATTTGACGCGCGTGATCGAAACCGATGGCGATCTGGAGCTTGGCGACATCAAACTGGAGCTGGCGGAAACGCTCGAGCGCCAAGTGTGGGGGCAAGGTTTCCCGCAGCCGTCCTTCACGGCGCGGTTTTATGTCGAAAGCCAGCGCATCGTCGGGGAAAAACATCTGAAGTTGAAACTGAGAAAACTGCACGCCGCGAGCGCCGCTGACGCAGCGCAAGCCGTGCGCAAATCGGCTGAAACCTACGACGGCATCCTGTTTTTCCACAACGATCCGCTGCCGGATGTCATCGACGCGGTTTATCGCTTACAGACCAATGAATATAATGGCAAATCTTCCTTACAATTCCTGCTGGAACATTGCTTTCATGCAGATAACCCGGTGACCGGCGATGCACACTGA
- a CDS encoding MgtC/SapB family protein: MHTEFTLNGELAALPHFLTSLAIGLLIGLERERSPGSRAGLRTFALVAMFGTLAAMLSEKATPWLLLGGLFIVGLMMVAAYFRVKDDNADPGTTTIAAILVCYCLGASVWYDNGTLAIMLAIITTVLLYFKTELHGITEKLSRRDLISMLQFGVLTFIILPILPDKNMGPYEALNPYQIWLMVVLISGVSLVGYVALQLIGQRHGAVLGLFGGLVSSTATTLVYARRSMENESFTNLTVTVILIANLTVLLRLAILAAAASPVILPQLLPVLGCGFLAGAVVMIFGWRKLSQQYEMTLPEIKNPAEIRAAAAFGLIYGSVLLFSAWLSDIAGSSGLYAVALVSGLTDTAAITLSSLHFYQHGKLEAAQAITAISLAFISNVGFKLGLVFFIGSRLLARQCVFGLLATAAGLGLGLLFLL; encoded by the coding sequence ATGCACACTGAATTCACGTTGAACGGCGAATTGGCGGCGTTGCCGCATTTTCTGACCAGCTTGGCGATCGGTTTATTGATCGGACTGGAACGCGAACGCAGCCCGGGCTCGCGCGCGGGATTGCGGACATTTGCCTTGGTCGCGATGTTCGGCACGTTGGCTGCAATGCTGTCGGAAAAAGCCACGCCGTGGTTATTGCTCGGCGGTTTATTCATCGTCGGCTTGATGATGGTGGCTGCGTATTTCCGCGTCAAGGACGACAACGCCGACCCGGGAACCACGACGATCGCCGCGATTCTGGTGTGCTACTGCCTGGGCGCCTCGGTCTGGTACGACAACGGCACGCTGGCGATCATGCTCGCCATCATCACCACGGTTTTGCTGTACTTCAAGACGGAGCTGCACGGCATCACCGAAAAACTCAGCCGCCGGGATTTGATTTCCATGCTGCAATTCGGCGTGCTGACATTCATCATTTTGCCGATCTTGCCGGACAAAAATATGGGGCCTTACGAAGCCCTCAACCCCTACCAGATCTGGCTGATGGTGGTATTGATATCGGGTGTCAGCTTGGTCGGTTACGTGGCGCTGCAATTGATCGGCCAGCGCCACGGCGCGGTGCTGGGCCTGTTCGGCGGCTTGGTGTCGAGCACTGCCACGACGCTGGTATACGCGCGCCGCAGCATGGAAAACGAAAGTTTCACGAACTTGACCGTGACCGTCATTCTGATCGCTAACCTGACGGTATTGCTGCGCTTGGCCATTCTCGCCGCTGCCGCTTCCCCGGTTATATTGCCGCAATTGCTGCCGGTGCTGGGCTGCGGTTTTCTGGCCGGCGCGGTTGTCATGATATTCGGCTGGCGCAAACTCAGCCAGCAGTATGAAATGACGCTGCCGGAAATCAAAAACCCCGCGGAAATCCGCGCCGCCGCCGCTTTTGGATTGATTTACGGCAGCGTATTGCTTTTTTCCGCCTGGCTGTCCGACATCGCCGGCAGCAGCGGACTGTACGCTGTGGCGCTCGTCTCCGGACTCACCGATACCGCTGCCATCACGCTTTCCAGTCTGCACTTTTACCAACACGGCAAACTGGAAGCCGCGCAAGCGATCACCGCGATCTCGCTGGCTTTCATTTCCAACGTCGGCTTCAAACTCGGACTGGTTTTTTTCATCGGCAGCAGATTACTCGCCCGGCAATGCGTTTTCGGCTTGCTGGCGACCGCCGCCGGGCTTGGGCTGGGGTTGTTGTTTTTGCTCTAA
- a CDS encoding site-specific DNA-methyltransferase, giving the protein MKLTDNEKRDIIKLLEADKPLPDKYRFLLFDDKREVELVWNGKSNEVCNIVLPFQTIEQVDEPRAEKLADTAIQPGLFDLDPRGRQLKGWTNKLIWGDNKLILSSLKNGPLRETIEQQGGLKLIYIDPPFDVGADFSMDIEIGGDTFTKKPNILEEIAYRDTWGKGADSFISMIYERLVLMRDLLAEDGSIYVHCDWRVNSYIRLVLDEVFGQNNAINEITWRRSDAHSDIGQGAKHFGKVCDTIFYYARTPEQHLLNMQFTPLPESTISKWYRHVEEGTGRRYNKADITGPGGAKKGNPVYEWKGITRAWRYSRERMEQLEQEGRIVYSNSGMAYQKRYLDESKGVPIQDLWDDIQMIRGIHLHSEGLAYPTQKPEALLERIIKASSNEGDLIADFFCGSGTTAAVAEKLGRKWIATDLGKFAVHTTRKRMIGVQRQLKAEGRDYRAFEILNLGKYERQHYLGVNADLRDAEKQQQLEAKEAAFLDLILRAYQAEKITGFSSFHGKKAARLVAVGPVNLPVTRLFVEEIILECRKKHITKVDILGFEFEMGLFPNVLDDARAKGIDIAPKYIPADVFDKRAVEKNQVVFHDVAFIEVKPHVKGNTVAVELTDFSVFYSQDSIANAETTLKNKGSKIVVEKGQIVKVSKDKDGIVTREPLTRHWTDWIDYWSVDFDFESKREIIRVQKALSGQGELSGLEAPQMNLPEYEEVWTGDYVFENEWQSFRTKKDRTLELTSVFQEVMPGRRKIAVKVVDIFGNDTMTIVEVTV; this is encoded by the coding sequence GTGAAACTCACCGATAACGAAAAGCGTGACATCATCAAACTGCTGGAAGCGGACAAGCCGCTGCCGGACAAGTACCGCTTTTTGCTGTTCGACGATAAACGCGAGGTCGAGCTGGTGTGGAACGGCAAGAGCAACGAAGTGTGCAATATCGTGCTGCCGTTTCAGACCATTGAGCAGGTTGACGAGCCGCGCGCCGAGAAACTTGCCGATACTGCGATTCAACCAGGCCTGTTCGATCTCGACCCGCGCGGGCGGCAGCTCAAGGGCTGGACCAACAAACTGATCTGGGGCGACAACAAGCTGATTCTGTCCAGCCTGAAAAACGGCCCGCTGCGCGAAACCATCGAGCAGCAAGGCGGCCTGAAGCTGATCTACATCGACCCGCCGTTCGACGTCGGCGCGGATTTCTCGATGGACATCGAAATCGGCGGCGACACTTTTACCAAGAAACCCAACATCCTCGAAGAAATCGCCTACCGCGACACCTGGGGCAAAGGCGCGGATTCGTTCATCAGCATGATTTACGAGCGGCTGGTGCTGATGCGCGATTTGCTGGCGGAGGATGGGAGTATTTATGTGCATTGCGATTGGCGGGTAAATAGTTATATTCGTTTAGTCCTAGATGAGGTTTTTGGTCAGAATAATGCGATCAATGAAATAACTTGGCGACGCTCTGATGCTCATAGCGATATTGGTCAAGGAGCAAAACATTTTGGCAAGGTTTGCGACACAATTTTCTATTACGCGCGAACTCCTGAACAGCATTTACTAAATATGCAATTTACACCGCTTCCAGAAAGTACTATTTCAAAGTGGTATAGACATGTAGAAGAAGGTACTGGCAGGCGCTATAACAAAGCAGATATTACTGGCCCTGGTGGTGCAAAGAAAGGTAACCCAGTCTACGAATGGAAAGGGATTACACGTGCATGGCGTTACAGTCGAGAACGAATGGAACAACTTGAACAAGAAGGACGCATTGTTTATTCAAACTCGGGAATGGCCTATCAGAAACGCTACCTTGATGAAAGTAAGGGCGTGCCAATTCAGGATTTGTGGGATGACATTCAAATGATTCGTGGCATTCATTTGCACTCAGAGGGATTGGCTTATCCCACCCAAAAACCCGAAGCCCTGCTCGAACGCATCATTAAAGCATCCAGCAACGAAGGCGACCTGATCGCCGATTTCTTCTGCGGTTCCGGCACCACGGCGGCGGTGGCCGAGAAACTGGGACGCAAATGGATCGCCACCGATTTGGGTAAGTTCGCCGTTCACACCACGCGCAAACGCATGATCGGCGTGCAGCGGCAGTTGAAGGCGGAAGGCAGGGATTACCGCGCATTCGAGATCCTCAATCTGGGTAAGTACGAGCGCCAGCATTATCTGGGAGTCAATGCGGACTTGCGCGACGCGGAAAAGCAGCAACAACTGGAAGCCAAGGAAGCCGCGTTTCTCGATTTGATCCTGCGCGCGTATCAAGCGGAAAAAATCACCGGCTTCAGCAGTTTTCACGGCAAAAAAGCCGCGCGGCTGGTCGCGGTCGGGCCGGTCAATCTGCCGGTGACGCGGCTTTTTGTCGAGGAAATCATCCTGGAATGCCGCAAGAAACACATCACCAAGGTCGACATCCTTGGCTTCGAGTTTGAAATGGGCTTGTTCCCGAACGTGCTCGACGACGCGCGCGCCAAGGGCATCGACATCGCACCGAAATACATCCCCGCCGACGTGTTCGACAAACGCGCGGTGGAAAAAAACCAGGTGGTGTTCCACGATGTCGCGTTCATCGAAGTCAAACCGCATGTCAAAGGCAACACGGTCGCGGTCGAGTTGACCGATTTCTCGGTATTCTATTCGCAGGATTCCATCGCCAACGCCGAAACCACGCTGAAAAATAAGGGCAGCAAAATCGTCGTGGAGAAAGGCCAGATCGTCAAAGTCAGCAAGGACAAGGACGGCATCGTCACGCGCGAGCCGCTGACGCGCCACTGGACCGACTGGATCGATTATTGGTCGGTGGACTTCGATTTCGAAAGCAAGCGCGAAATCATCCGCGTGCAGAAAGCTTTGTCCGGTCAAGGCGAATTGTCGGGACTGGAAGCGCCGCAAATGAATCTGCCCGAGTACGAGGAAGTTTGGACCGGCGATTACGTGTTCGAAAACGAATGGCAAAGCTTCCGCACCAAAAAAGACCGCACGCTGGAATTAACCAGCGTGTTTCAGGAAGTCATGCCCGGACGGCGCAAAATCGCCGTGAAAGTGGTGGATATTTTCGGCAACGACACCATGACGATTGTCGAGGTGACGGTGTGA
- a CDS encoding Fic family protein, with product MSTLELLPFPQEIETTAVLKKLARAHQALAELKGVAASIPNEGILISTLSLQEAKDSSAIENIITTHDDLYRSDSVARLFASVAAKEVHNYASALHHGFQQVKANGLLTNNDVLQIQATIEENNAGFRKLSGTALKNDLTGETVYTPPQHADEITALMTNLERFINDDDLCGWDPLTKMAVIHHQFESIHPFYDGNGRTGRIINILYLVKQGLLKIPVLYLSRYINQNKSDYYRLLQATRDTGHWEPWLMFMLEGVEQTAKQTVALIEGIKTVMQTFKQKMRSELPKIYSQDLLNNIFRHPYTKIDFVMTELNVSRITAIRYLDQLIGIGLLEKHKIGRDNYYINTALYNLLSNVHQK from the coding sequence GTGAGCACCCTCGAGCTGCTGCCATTTCCGCAAGAAATAGAAACCACGGCGGTACTGAAGAAACTTGCCAGGGCACATCAGGCTTTGGCAGAGCTGAAAGGCGTTGCAGCGAGCATTCCGAACGAGGGCATTCTCATCAGCACGCTCTCGTTGCAAGAAGCCAAAGACAGCTCCGCGATCGAGAACATCATCACCACGCATGACGATTTGTACCGCAGCGATAGCGTTGCCAGACTGTTTGCCAGCGTGGCGGCCAAGGAAGTGCATAATTACGCCAGCGCTTTGCATCATGGCTTTCAACAGGTTAAAGCGAACGGCTTATTGACTAACAACGATGTGCTGCAAATTCAGGCAACCATCGAAGAAAACAATGCGGGGTTTCGCAAATTATCCGGCACCGCGCTAAAAAACGATCTCACCGGCGAAACCGTTTATACGCCGCCGCAACACGCAGATGAAATCACCGCATTGATGACTAATTTGGAGCGCTTCATCAACGACGATGACTTGTGCGGTTGGGATCCGTTAACCAAAATGGCGGTGATTCATCATCAATTTGAAAGCATTCACCCTTTTTATGATGGCAACGGGAGAACTGGCCGTATTATCAATATCCTGTATTTAGTCAAACAAGGACTACTCAAAATCCCGGTGTTGTATCTGAGCCGGTATATCAATCAGAACAAAAGCGATTATTACCGCTTGCTGCAAGCCACGCGTGATACCGGTCATTGGGAGCCTTGGCTGATGTTCATGCTGGAAGGCGTTGAACAAACTGCTAAGCAAACTGTGGCACTGATCGAAGGCATTAAGACAGTCATGCAAACCTTCAAACAAAAAATGCGCAGCGAATTGCCCAAGATTTACAGTCAGGATTTGCTCAATAACATTTTCCGCCACCCATACACTAAAATCGATTTTGTCATGACTGAATTAAATGTTAGCCGTATTACGGCGATTCGTTATTTGGATCAGTTGATCGGTATCGGGTTACTGGAAAAGCACAAAATAGGCCGCGACAATTATTACATCAATACGGCGCTCTATAACCTGCTAAGCAACGTGCATCAAAAATGA